A single window of Cottoperca gobio chromosome 9, fCotGob3.1, whole genome shotgun sequence DNA harbors:
- the LOC115014148 gene encoding LOW QUALITY PROTEIN: 4-hydroxyphenylpyruvate dioxygenase-like (The sequence of the model RefSeq protein was modified relative to this genomic sequence to represent the inferred CDS: deleted 1 base in 1 codon) produces the protein MTTYTDKGEKHEQGSFLCFDHLTFWVGNAKQAASYYCNKLGFELLAYQGLETGSRDVVSHAVKQGKIVYVFSSALNPGNKEMGEHLVKHGDGVKDIAFTVQNCDFLVQKARERGAVIVKEPCTLEDKYGKVRLAVLQTYGDTTHTFVERSGYSGLFLPGFEPPLFKDPSLPKLPSGKLNFIDHVVGNQPDDEMVPVVDWYQRNLLFHRFWSVDDKQLQTEFSALRSIVVANYEETVKMPINEPAMGKRKSQIQEYVEYYGGAGVQHIAMNTSDIITAIRNLKERGMEFMCVPDTYYKQLRENLKHSKVKISEDLDVLQELKILVDFDDNGYLLQIFTKPVQDRPTVFLEVIQRQNHQGFGAGNFKSLFEAIEADQHARGNLTVLTPNGVSKNI, from the exons ATG ACGACATACACAGATAAAGGCGAGAAG CACGAGCAGGGCAGCTTCCTCTGCTTTGATCACCTCACCTTCTGGGTTGGAAATGCAAAACAG GCTGCATCATATTACTGTAACAAGCTGGGGTTTGAGCTTCTGGCTTACCAGGGTTTGGAGACAGGCAGTCGTGATGTGGTGTCTCATGCAGTCAAACAAGGCAAG ATCGTCTATGTGTTCTCATCTGCCCTCAACCCTGGAAACAAAG AGATGGGAGAACATTTAGTCAAACATGGGGATGGAGTGAAGGATATTGCATTTACAGTGCAGAACTGTGACTTCCTCGTGCAG AAAGCCAGAGAGCGAGGTGCAGTGATCGTGAAGGAGCCCTGCACCCTGGAGGATAAGTACGGAAAGGTCCGGCTGGCCGTGCTTCAAACG TATGGTGACACCACGCATACATTTGTGGAGAGGAGCGGATACAGCGGGTTGTTTCTGCCAGGCTTCGAGCCCCCTCTGTTCAAGGACCCTTCACTA CCTAAACT ACCAAGTGGAAAACTGAACTTCATTGATCACGTTGTGGGAAACCAACCGGATGATGAGATGGTCCCAGTGGTGGATTG GTATCAAAGGAACCTTCTCTTTCACCGCTTCTGGTCAGTGGATGACAAGCAGCTCCAGACCGAGTTCAGCGCCCTGCGCTCCATTGTTGTGGCCAACTACGAGGAGACCGTGAAGATGCCCATCAACGAGCCCGCCATGGGGAAGAGAAAGTCTCAAATACAG GAGTATGTGGAGTACTATGGAGGTGCTGGAGTGCAGCATATAGCCATGAACACATCAGACATCATCACTGCA attCGTAACCTAAAGGAGCGTGGGATGGAGTTCATGTGTGTGCCAGACACCTACTACAAGCAGCTGAGGGAGAACTTGAAACACTCAAAGGTCAAAATCTCAGAGGATCTGGATGTTCTGCAG GAGCTGAAGATCTTGGTGGACTTCGACGACAACGGCTACTTACTCCAGATCTTCACCAAGCCTGTTCAGGATCGCCCCACGGTGTTCTTGGAAGTCATTCAGAGACAAAACCACCAG GGCTTTGGTGCAGGAAACTTCAAGTCTCTCTTTGAAGCCATCGAAGCGGACCAGCATGCTCGAGGAAATCTAACTGTCTTGACACCAAATGGCGTTTCAAAGAACATATGA
- the LOC115013606 gene encoding histone-lysine N-methyltransferase SETD1B-A-like, producing the protein MDRLSTWTTNCKNNRKSRQVFHNVAPPKDTTLVLTNVMESEKQTTERETPPQHWRSCKLIIDPALTKGLYKVYRYDGHLFNIPVEDLGLFPVETVRDPRVCRLWSRCNKTDLLISKFKVDEWYVGPVPPKEVTISRLNDNVRETFLTDMCNKYGNIEEVEILYNPKSKKHLGIAKVVFDTVKAANDAVQHLHQTSVMGNVIHVEIDPKGENRARYLQLLLRGLYTPWTLPVGSNEPAIQSLIDSLLGSAATQRQLSISSPTSIATPLSLDTAYSSIWQDTPCSFGLTPRSQGTPRTPCLSATPLSQDSCYSSLQATPVLQGEPSTYSVHTPLRRELCHRKPARYHRGSNEVADVNFIFKHYQPQPPLCTPTQTSSQQPALWGHSAPSSTHTITEPSFNLASPSQESRDVVIAASKALHRNSNSFSILGIHFTADRQTAASSPPDHHACITDLSPSSGNCSSSPKPEVESLDSRIESLLINSRSIDPSYLDRKTLEVDVHCQDSPTSPCSANASPFSDDSLPTSCCDFTTSHQRSYNDPVDVSSTSLVDNEEDETTQAVLFLTRNSQPPSDSAHFQQRAHVNNDEEAERFHSFSRPKEQHAANEDKENSNNRPSKASTPTKQMFSLPQPPSFSLNSTTQLPPSRAPPAIKSGCTHPPVTPFPFPIPPFPPSIPAVPHRLPNGTIPIPPPGWIPPPRYHRGISFPPPAFPPPSSIPPPPTFLGPPPSLMVPPSVHRYHSPMPPAGPLDKGNPARHGAAPLPFSRPPWPAPPFPRFNPFVPPPDYLLVRENPHKVTVEKVLEVIMDELRSIIKKDITRRMIEGVAFKAFEDWWDCQEKKTKIQVPPLKSGAASVEERSKLTNPLRHVGAQSKKPPLPSFKVKRKRADDTATSEEAEHVLCCTQESSDVKQGDDEGSFASAKRRRRPHELDSDDDDDDDDDDDDDEGNDEDNTLQDEETTSNKMEDVVIVDDDSQILSVRDDYEDGYHPEEGKELAHKHTGEDAVIFQTSDAVQRRDSEAFTDGSSSEESEHSSDFDSSDSCSSESFEDSSYSDLSPDDEDMEEDGDRSEECIFISSDEESMEHELPVTPSAPLTPGAQLELCLQDWSDPCHREETEENQMMELQTSETLDHLLPPSPIGLPASEPHFDGETERSEWTEESLGNVENLRPLTPTGCLLDSDPDLLMRSKPTSPAVEERPQTPGRGIVAELASEDSAEEVLSSTGTRLVLAPQASYPSYQDMPKTPGREDRRGWTQCSSGRAPVTPGRETTTSEGSTGMCPPPLPCLSSNPYITAPKTPGRDIILPRRAIVHRRKTVTTLQPMIYDSLGGSPVSVSSPCSLSESSSDSADGKGLWISSGVRMKPLQGLENMPGLLNEENMRETEKSLLRRKQWRRRKRRWRIHHWRRSLKRFSGSLPSHSPPHRRRSLCEERRILHSVWKEGLDEEDAKLLQCTYERLQVRDNGFGWISDTLWTPHPLTEVPTEKSEEHQSWQPHHRTGSARSEGFYKISRKDKMKYLNNTKLATELPSTSTQGKCIPAQQPTSLRAGSDFRSEQRRLLSSFSCDSDLLKFNQLKFRKKRICFSRSHIHEWGLFAMEPIAADEMVIEYVGQIIRQVIADMREQRYEEEGIGSSYLFRVDQDTIIDATRYGNLARFINHSCNPNCYAKIVTVDSQKKIVIYSRQPIRINEEITYDYKFPIEETKIPCLCGADSCRGTLN; encoded by the exons ATGGATCGATTGTCCACCTGGACAACGAACTGTAAAAACAACCGAAAATCGCGGCAGGTCTTCCACAATGTTGCTCCACCAAAGGACACAACCTTG GTTTTGACTAATGTAATGGAAAGCGAAAAACAAactactgagagagagacaccgcCTCAGCACTGGAGAAGTTGCAAGTTGATTATTGACCCTGCATTGACAAAAGGACTGTACAAAGTGTACCGCTATGATGGACACCTGTTCAACATCCCC GTTGAGGATTTAGGCCTGTTCCCTGTGGAGACAGTCAGAGATCCCCGTGTCTGCCGCCTGTGGAGCAGATGCAACAAGACTGACCTTTTGATTTCTAAATTTAAG GTTGATGAATGGTATGTTGGGCCCGTTCCTCCCAAAGAAGTAACAATCTCCAGGTTGAATGACAACGTGAGGGAGACGTTCTTGACTGATATGTGCAATAAATATGGTAACATTGAAGAAGTGGAAATATTGTACAATCCTAAGAGCAAGAAGCATTTAGGGATTGCAAAGGTCGTCTTCGACACAGTGAAGGCCGCAAATGACGCTGTGCAGCACCTCCATCAGACGTCAGTGATGGGAAACGTTATTCATGTGGAAATTGATCCTAAAG GTGAAAACAGGGCGCGATATCTCCAGCTGCTCTTACGTGGCCTTTATACTCCTTGGACGCTGCCAGTGGGCAGCAATGAGCCAGCTATTCAAAGCTTAATCGACAGTTTGCTG GGCAGCGCAGCCACGCAACGACAGCTAAGCATCTCCAGCCCCACCAGCATCGCCACACCCCTCTCTCTGGACACAGCCTACTCCAGTATTTGGCAGGATACACCTTGCAGCTTTGGGCTTACACCACGCTCTCAGGGAACCCCCCGTACTCCTTGCTTATCTGCGACTCCTCTCTCGCAGGACTCTTGCTACTCCAGTCTTCAGGCGACTCCGGTCCTCCAGGGGGAGCCCTCCACCTACAGTGTTCACACACCTTTAAGACGTGAGCTCTGCCATCGAAAGCCTGCGAGGTATCACAGAGGATCCAACGAAGTCGCAGATGTCAACTTCATTTTTAAGCATTACCAACCACAGCCTCCTCTTTGTACCCCAACACAAACTAGCAGCCAGCAGCCTGCACTGTGGGGTCACAGTGCACCATCCTCTACTCACACTATTACAGAGCCTTCCTTTAACCTCGCGTCCCCCAGTCAGGAGTCCAGAGACGTTGTCATCGCTGCCTCTAAGGCTTTACATAGAAACAGTAACTCTTTCAGCATCCTGGGGATTCATTTCACAGCTGACCGGCAGACAGCAGCATCCTCCCCACCTGATCACCATGCATGCATAACAGACTTATCTCCATCTTCTGGTAACTGTTCTAGCAGCCCCAAGCCCGAGGTAGAGAGTTTGGACTCCCGCATTGAAAGTTTGCTGATAAACAGCCGGAGTATCGACCCGTCATACTTAGATAGAAAGACTTTAGAGGTCGATGTTCACTGTCAAGACAGCCCAACCTCACCTTGCTCCGCTAACGCCTCCCCTTTCTCAGACGACTCACTTCCAACTTCTTGTTGTGACTTCACAACGAGCCACCAGCGCTCCTACAATGATCCGGTGGATGTCAGTTCAACGTCGCTCGTTGACAATGAAGAGGATGAAACCACTCAAGCTGTTTTGTTTCTAACGAGAAACTCCCAGCCTCCATCTGACTCCGCACATTTTCAACAAAGGGCTCACGTAAACAACGACGAAGAGGCAGAAAGGTTCCACTCGTTCTCACGTCCAAAG gagcaacatgcagcaaatgAGGATAAAGAGAACTCAAACAACAGACCGTCCAAAGCTTCGACACCCACAAAACAGatgttctctctccctcagccTCCGTCCTTTTCTCTCAATAGCACCACTCAACTCCCTCCCTCCAGAGCTCCTCCTGCCATTAAATCTGGCTGCACCCATCCACCAGTCACCCCTTTCCCTTTCCCCATTCCTCCTTTCCCCCCATCTATTCCAGCTGTCCCACATCGCCTGCCAAATGGCACCATCCCCATCCCACCTCCAGGTTGGATCCCACCTCCGCGCTATCACCGCGgcatctcctttcctcctcccgCTTTTCCACCTCCCTCTTCTATTCCTCCCCCACCAACTTTTCTTGGACCCCCTCCATCTTTGATGGTGCCACCTTCTGTGCACAGGTACCACTCACCCATGCCGCCTGCAGGCCCTTTGGATAAGGGGAATCCTGCAAGGCATGGCGCCGCACCTTTACCTTTTTCCCGACCACCATGGCCCGCTCCACCTTTTCCCAGGTTTAACCCCTTTGTGCCACCACCGGATTACCTGCTTGTGCGGGAAAACCCTCATAAGGTCACAGTGGAAAAGGTTTTAGAAGTCATCATGGATGAACTGAGGTCAATCATTAAGAAGGACATTACACGTAGAATGATCGAAGGGGTCGCTTTCAAGGCATTTGAGGACTGGTGGGACTgtcaagagaagaaaacaaag ATACAAGTTCCTCCTTTGAAAAGTGGAGCAGCAAGTGTTGAAGAGAGGAGCAAACTAACAAATCCCCTCCGTCACGTCGGTGCCCAGAGCAAAAAACCTCCACTGCCGTCCTTCAAG gtaaaaaggaaaagagccGATGATACTGCCACATCAGAAGAGgcagaacatgtgttgtgttgtactCAGGAAAGCTCTG ATGTGAAACAGGGGGATGACGAAGGGAGTTTTGCATCTGCCAAACGCAGACGAAGACCACATGAGCTtgacagtgatgatgatgatgatgatgatgatgatgatgatgatgatgaagggaATGACGAAGATAACACACTTCAAGATGAGGAAacaacatcaaataaaatggaGGATGTTGTGATCGTTGATGATGATTCTCAAATCCTG AGTGTCAGAGATGATTATGAAGATGGTTATCATCCTGAGGAAGGAAAGGAGTTggcccacaaacacacaggagaagATGCTGTCATCTTCCAAACTAGTGATGCAGTGCAGCGCCGGGACAGCG AGGCTTTTACAGACGGCAGCTCCTCAGAGGAAAGTGAGCACTCGTCAGACTTCGACTCCTCTGACTCGTGCTCCTCAGAGAGCTTCGAGGACTCGTCCTACTCTGACCTCAGTCCGGATGATGAAGACATGGAGGAGGACGGCGACAGGAGTGAGGAGTGTATATTTATATCGTCGGATGAGGAGTCGATGGAGCATGAGCTCCCCGTCACCCCCTCAGCCCCGCTGACCCCTGGTGCTCAGCTGGAGCTGTGTCTGCAGGACTGGTCAGATCCATGTCATAGGGAGGAAACTGAGGAGAACCAAATGATGGAGCTCCAAACCAGCGAAACCCTGGACCATCTACTGCCCCCGTCACCTATAGGACTTCCAG CATCGGAGCCGCACTTTGATGGAGAGACGGAGCGCTCTGAATGGACAGAAGAGTCACTCGGGAACGTAGAAAACCTGAGGCCTCTCACTCCTACCGGCTGCTTGCTGGACAGTGACCCCGACCTTCTGATGAGAAGCAAACCCACATCCCCCGCTGTGGAGGAGCGACCACAAACACCAGGCAGGGGGATAGTGGCTGAACTGGCGAGTGAGGACTCAGCTGAGGAAGTCCTCTCTTCAACAGGCACCAGGCTCGTTCTTGCTCCACAGGCTTCGTACCCATCATACCAGGATATGCCCAAGACTCCTGGTCGGGAGGATAGACGTGGGTGGACTCAGTGCAGCTCTGGGAGAGCTCCAGTAACACCAGGCAGAGAGACGACCACATCCGAAGGTAGCACAGGGATGTGCCCACCTCCTTTGCCATGCCTGTCGAGCAATCCATACATCACAGCCCCAAAGACTCCTGGAAGAGACATCATCCTCCCCCGAAGAGCCATAGTCCACAGGAGGAAAACGGTGACGACTTTACAGCCGATGATATATGATTCTCTCGGAGGCTCGCCCGTCTCAGTGTCCTCACCATGCAGCCTCTCTGAGTCTTCATCTGACTCTGCCGATGGGAAGGGCTTGTGGATCAGTTCAGGTGTGAGAATGAAGCCCTTGCAGGGACTGGAGAATATGCCTGGGCTTCTGAATGAGGAGaacatgagagagacagagaaatccTTATTAAGGAGAAAACAGTGGAGGAGGCgaaagaggaggtggagaatcCATCATTGGCGAAGATCACTGAAAAGATTCTCTGGTTCTCTCCCTTCTCACAGTCCTCCTCACAGGAGGCGTTCACtctgtgaggagaggaggatacTTCATAGTGTTTGGAAGGAGGGCCTGGATGAAGAAGATGCAAAGCTGCTGCAGTGTACATATGAAAGGCTGCAAGTGCGGGATAATGGTTTTGGGTGGATCAGTGACACCCTGTGGACACCTCACCCTC TGACTGAAGTCCCCACAGAGAAGAGTGAGGAACACCAATCCTGGCAGCCACATCACAGGACCGGCTCTGCTCGCAGTGAAGGATTCTACAAAATCAGCAGGAAAGATAAAATGAAATACCTCAACAACACAAAGCTGGCCACCGAGCTTCCGTCTACAAGTACTCAG GGGAAGTGCATCCCAGCCCAGCAACCGACCTCCCTGCGTGCTGGATCTGACTTCAGGTCTGAGCAGCGACGCCTGCTGTCTTCATTCAGCTGTGACAGTGACCTGCTCAAGTTCAACCAGCTGAAG TTCCGAAAGAAGAGGATTTGTTTCAGCCGGAGTCACATTCATGAGTGGGGCCTGTTTGCAATGGAGCCAATAGCAGCAGATGAGATGGTGATCGAGTACGTGGGCCAAATCATCAGACAG GTCATCGCTGACATGAGGGAGCAGAGATACGAGGAGGAGGGCATTGGAAGCAGCTATTTGTTCCGGGTTGATCAGGACACCATCATTGATGCGACTAGATATGGGAACTTAGCCAGGTTTATCAACCACAGCTGCAAT CCAAACTGTTACGCAAAGATCGTCACTGTGGACTCCCAGAAGAAGATAGTGATATACTCCCGGCAGCCGATACGCATCAATGAAGAGATCACGTACGACTACAAGTTTCCTATTGAGGAAACAAAGATTCCTTGTTTGTGTGGAGCAGATAGTTGCAGAGGCACTTTGAACTAA
- the LOC115013965 gene encoding calcium release-activated calcium channel protein 1-like produces MSLNEHSLQALSWRKLYLSRAKLKATSRTSALLSGFAMVAMVEVQLEREFTYPPGLLIAFSACTTVLVAVHLFALMISTCILPNLEAVSNVHNLNSVHESPHERMHHHIELAWAFSTVIGTLLFLTEVMLLCWVKFLPLKNGESNTSISPGEAAAIASTCIMVPFGIVFIMFAVHFYRTLVSHKTDRQIRDLEQVIQLQNQLDHRGENDDLKATIHFP; encoded by the exons ATGAGTTTGAACGAGCACTCCTTGCAGGCTCTGTCATGGAGAAAACTGTACTTGAGTCGAGCAAAGTTAAAAGCCACAAGTCGCACTTCAGCTCTGTTGTCCGGATTCGCGATG GTTGCCATGGTGGAGGTACAGCTGGAGCGGGAATTTACGTATCCTCCAGGGCTGCTGATAGCCTTCAGTGCCTGTACCACAGTTCTGGTTGCAGTCCACCTCTTCGCCCTCATGATCAGCACCTGCATCCTCCCTAATCTCGAGGCTGTCAGCAATGTTCACAACCTCAACTCCGTCCACGAGTCTCCCCACGAGCGCATGCACCACCACATAGAATTGGCCTGGGCTTTCTCCACGGTCATCGGCACCCTCCTCTTCCTGACAGAGGTGATGCTCTTGTGCTGGGTGAAGTTCTTACCCCTCAAAAACGGCGAAAGCAACACCTCCATAAGTCCCGGTGAGGCCGCAGCCATCGCTTCCACCTGCATCATGGTGCCGTTTGGAATCGTTTTTATCATGTTCGCCGTCCACTTTTACCGCACACTCGTCAGTCACAAAACGGACCGGCAGATCCGAGATCTGGAGCAGGTCATTCAGCTCCAGAACCAGCTGGACCATAGGGGTGAGAATGACGACCTGAAGGCCACTATCCATTTCCCTTGA